One region of Sus scrofa isolate TJ Tabasco breed Duroc chromosome 3, Sscrofa11.1, whole genome shotgun sequence genomic DNA includes:
- the C3H2orf71 gene encoding LOW QUALITY PROTEIN: uncharacterized protein C2orf71 homolog (The sequence of the model RefSeq protein was modified relative to this genomic sequence to represent the inferred CDS: inserted 1 base in 1 codon), which produces MGCAPSHSDIVNSVAKSGIQLFKKPKAILPGHQGARERCAIPLLIQSSTCYDSGGDFSQGQRPAAEQPSPRWTQTIAESLCQLPRDPTSGKRKNMEGLTPENNVSASQLHKPQSYKATGIALGRQSSRGSQEAAFPGEESEESNTQETSQGEKRTQCHRSGTRHHCCQTLLPLHESECKVDFPEPLVKAHQHAYTYLHSCLSKYEAILSITHRATQTQELLQPMVGFLLLCFEEVNQLLGEISKDGEELLQEVREDVAWPWRKGEPQEQPDLLQQLLQYTVSKLQALSGPVASLTGSLLEGSGSYLHAATGHLGSKLSTKRAAEERLLRALGQLESLASSHSDPEAQGLPLCSEDSGIGADESVQLADKLGKQASWDLVPEPAEWKPVILPTAEARLSGHVWQPSPFQMRSDGPQDCPLSRPPIAKVQPAVQSRSGSPWASSTGPENTTSRPWGIGQTVTPDSLGAGISGEAHFPRGCRWMDTPPLSGGEDSSPEEEEEEEEGSCLSPREWQENAPPPRPRSSPAGAQSPFQPHPRRLRSPQAQEMILKMKQAISERIKFVPVPSGHQDWTEEEEKATVPPRPSTASGSRRAPSRHRRSQSEGCLKSHMEDPTLQELRGVQRELSRRLEAFYALDSGQQVQSREQVLQPRAAALRPDTHCRVTPSNTISKLKASLTKNFSILPSQDKSILQKCCPHPEGEQPWQRKAEGLPRAAPSGERACEAPEARDWKVRSCPPRTSVKKLIETFSPMESLRTPGDAKDARLSPYLRKWGVPTMPPRFPIYRGLAPLYPKPRISPAAGGESLRMGSGSGWRPFAPIFPPLLTAEASETEDLDCGTEDNPELLPPPPLEILMDKSFTSLEPPESSKLAESCLEETHMPGXGRACPARRMWASPKLRASMSPTDLLPSKSMATLPRAHSAELGSSKSGCGPGKLALDLNPPTAANRDPEVQGDRAQSQVRADRTTSLSKHPRKAMHWHHSSHTSGPSRTSEPSPARPMRGLHSPEAPRQNQERSPTLVRKTSPTRAHWTPRVDRRHASLPSSHRPTQPSVPSVHGSPSPPLSPPVSPRVLSPPTMKKRASPPPQHKPPSPPPASPPAQPKVSSPPAQCTEASSPASGPSPSPPASPSQGPKETGDSEDNQAATAKASGNSCSIFCPATSSLFETKSPFSTEHPLLAPPSLPPEAAVPRGNPTGGWRSSSGPRLRADSQRGTALGALNPQPFVRRTDSDRRPGVRLLLPVPGTTSNTCDAPLGQSSSSEEGPKDAEPWSSPRAPEPKGGGRGASPTELCVLGHGLQREAGTGHAQDKPQQKEVA; this is translated from the exons ATGGGATGTGCACCTTCCCACAGTGACATTGTTAACAGTGTTGCCAAGAGCGGcatccagctttttaaaaagcccaaaGCAATTTTGCCAGGACATCAGGGGGCCAGGGAAAGGTGCGCCATCCCTTTGCTGATTCAAAGCTCCACCTGCTATGACTCTGGAGGGGACTTTTCCCAGGGACAGAGGCCAGCAGCAGAGCAGCCAAGTCCAAGGTGGACCCAGACCATCGCGGAAAGTCTTTGCCAGCTCCCCAGGGATCCCACTtcaggcaaaaggaaaaacatggaaGGACTGACCCCAGAGAACAACGTCTCTGCATCGCAGCTTCACAAACCACAAAGCTACAAGGCTACGGGCATCGCACTCGGGAGACAGAGCTCGCGCGGGTCACAAGAGGCAGCCTTTCCTGGGGAGGAGAGCGAAGAAAGTAATACCCAGGAGACTTCCCAAGGGGAGAAGAGGACCCAGTGTCACAGGTCGGGCACACGGCACCATTGCTGCCAAACCCTCCTTCCACTCCATGAATCGGAGTGCAAAGTGGACTTCCCCGAGCCCCTGGTGAAAGCCCACCAGCACGCCTACACCTATCTGCACTCCTGCCTCTCCAAATATGAAGCAATTCTGAGCATCACTCATCGTGCCACCCAGACCCAGGAGCTGCTGCAGCCCATGGTCGgcttcctgttgctgtgttttgaGGAGGTCAACCAGCTCCTGGGGGAGATCTCCAAGGATGGAGAAGAGCTCCTCCAGGAAGTTCGAGAGGATGTGGCTTGGCCGTGGAGGAAAGGagagccccaggagcagcccGATCTGCTGCAGCAGCTCCTGCAGTACACAGTCAGCAAGCTGCAGGCGCTCAGTGGCCCGGTGGCCTCGCTCACCGGGAGCCTCCTGGAGGGCTCCGGCAGCTACCTCCACGCCGCCACAGGCCACCTGGGGAGCAAGCTGAGCACGAAGAGGGCTGCGGAGGAACGCCTCCTGAGGGCTCTGGGACAATTGGAGAGCTTGGCGAGTAGCCACAGTGACCCTGAAGCGCAGGGCCTACCCCTGTGCTCTGAGGACAGTGGCATTGGTGCTGACGAGTCTGTGCAGCTGGCGGACAAGCTGGGCAAGCAAGCCAGCTGGGACTTGGTGCCAGAGCCTGCCGAATGGAAGCCAGTGATTTTACCCACAGCAGAGGCCAGGCTGTCAGGACACGTCTGGCAGCCAAGTCCATTCCAGATGCGTTCAGATGGACCCCAGGACTGTCCACTCTCAAGGCCCCCTATAGCAAAGGTTCAGCCAGCTGTACAGAGCAGATCCGGGAGCCCCTGGGCCTCCAGCACAGGCCCAGAAAATACCACCTCCAGGCCCTGGGGCATTGGCCAAACTGTCACACCCGATTCCCTTGGGGCAGGGATTTCCGGGGAAGCACACTTTCCTAGAGGCTGCCGGTGGATGGACACTCCGCCCCTCAGTGGAGGTGAGGACAGCAGCcccgaggaggaggaagaggaagaggaagggagctgCCTGAGTCCACGTGAGTGGCAGGAAAACGCTCCCCCTCCAAGGCCTCGATCTTCACCTGCCGGTGCCCAAAGCCCATTTCAGCCACACCCCCGGAGGCTGAGGAGCCCCCAGGCCCAGGAGATGATTCTGAAGATGAAGCAGGCCATCAGTGAAAGGATCAAGTTTGTCCCTGTGCCCTCTGGGCACCAGGACtggacagaggaagaagagaaggcgACAGTGCCACCGAGACCTAGCACTGCCAGCGGCAGCCGGAGGGCCCCCTCGAGGCACAGGAGGTCCCAGTCCGAGGGGTGTCTTAAGAGCCACATGGAGGACCCCACCCTCCAGGAGCTGCGGGGGGTCCAGAGAGAGCTCAGCCGGAGGCTGGAGGCATTTTACGCCCTGGACTCAGGACAGCAGGTGCAGAGCCGGGAACAGGTTCTGCAGCCCCGCGCAGCAGCACTGAGGCCAGACACCCACTGCAGGGTCACCCCGAGCAACACCATCAGCAAGCTGAAGGCATCCCTCACCAAGAACTTCAGCATTTTGCCAAGTCAGGACAAAAGCATCCTGCAGAAATGCTGTCCCCACCCTGAGGGGGAACAGCCCTGGCAGAGAAAAGCTGAGGGGCTTCCAAGGGCCGCTCCGTCCGGGGAGAGGGCCTGTGAGGCCCCCGAAGCCAGGGACTGGAAGGTCAGGAGCTGTCCCCCCAGAACCTCAGTCAAGAAACTCATTGAAACTTTTAGTCCCATGGAGAGTCTGAGAACACCGGGGGATGCCAAGGATGCTAGGCTGAGCCCCTACCTCAGGAAGTGGGGAGTCCCCACCATGCCTCCCAGGTTCCCCATTTACAGGGGGCTTGCCCCTTTGTATCCAAAGCCCCGAATTTCTCCAGCAGCAGGTGGAGAATCTCTCAGGATGGGCTCAGGCTCAGGCTGGAGGCCCTTCGCGCCCATCTTTCCGCCTCTGCTCACAGCAGAAGCCTCCGAGACTGAGGACCTCGACTGTGGGACAGAGGACAACCCAGAGCTGCTCCCTCCACCGCCTCTGGAAATCCTGATGGACAAATCATTTACCTCTCTGGAGCCCCCAGAAAGCAGCAAGCTGGCGGAGAGCTGCCTTGAAGAGACCCACATGCCAG CTGGGAGGGCCTGCCCTGCCCGGAGAATGTGGGCTTCCCCAAAGCTAAGAGCCTCCATGAGCCCCACTGACCTGCTGCCCAGCAAGAGCATGGCCACCCTCCCCAGGGCCCACAGCGCAGAGCTGGGGAGCAGCAAGAGCGGCTGCGGTCCCGGAAAGCTCGCCCTGGACCTCAACCCCCCGACGGCAGCCAACAGAGACCCAGAGGTGCAGGGAGACAGGGCTCAGAGCCAGGTACGAGCAGACAGGACCACGAGCCTCTCCAAGCATCCCCGGAAGGCCATGCACTGGCACCATTCCAGCCACACATCCGGACCGAGCAGGACCTCAGAACCCAGCCCAGCCCGACCAATGCGAGGACTGCATTCTCCTGAGGCCCCAAGGCAGAACCAAGAGAGAAGCCCCACCCTGGTCAGAAAGACCTCTCCCACAAGAGCACACTGGACACCCAGAGTGGACAGGAGGCATGCAAGCCTGCCCTCCTCTCACAGACCCACCCAGCCAAGTGTCCCCAGTGTGCACGGGTCCCCTAGCCCACCACTCAGCCCTCCGGTGAGCCCCAGGGTGCTGAGCCCCCCAACAATGAAGAAAcgagcttcccctcccccccagcacaAGCCGCCCAGCCCGCCCCCAGCAAGCCCACCCGCCCAGCCCAAGGTCTCCAGCCCCCCTGCCCAGTGCACAGAAGCCAGCTCCCCTGCCTCgggcccctccccatctcccccagcATCTCCCAGTCAGGGGCCCAAGGAAACAGGAGATTCTGAAGACAATCAGGCAGCCACGGCCAAAGCATCTGGGAACTCGTGTTCCATTTTCTGCCCAGCCACCTCCTCTCTGTTTGAAACTAAATCACCGTTCTCAACAGAGCACCCACTCCTCGCCCCACCATCACTGCCACCTGAAGCTGCGGTCCCTCGGGGGAACCCCACGGGAGGCTGGAGGAGCAGCTCGGGGCCACGGCTGAGGGCGGACTCACAGCGAGGGACAGCTCTGGGGGCCCTCAACCCTCAGCCTTTCGTCAGAAGGACAGATTCTGACCGCCGGCCAGGCGTCCGCCTTCTCCTGCCTGTCCCAGGCACCACCAGCAACACGTGTGATGCCCCGCTTGGTCAGAGCAG CAGCAGTGAGGAGGGCCCCAAGGACGCAGAGCCATGGAGCAGCCCCCGTGCCCCGGAACCGAAGGGCGGCGGCAGAGGAGCGTCCCCCACAGAGCTCTGCGTGCTGGGCCACGGGCTGCAACGGGAGGCCGGCACTGGCCACGCACAGGACAAGCCCCAGCAGAAGGAAGTGGCCTGA